A section of the Humulus lupulus chromosome 2, drHumLupu1.1, whole genome shotgun sequence genome encodes:
- the LOC133819576 gene encoding ferritin-like catalase Nec2 has translation MSINMHRESMAIPIVALMLIIFLSKSLLVFGTFTLPKSDVDEIQFSLNLEFLEAEFFLYGALGNGLDRVAPELTKGGPPPIGARKANLDNLTGDVILQFALQEVGHLRAIQKTVGGFPRPLLNLSSSAFAKEVNRAFGRELRPPFNPYENSLNFIIASYIIPYVGLTGYVGANQNLIEATSKRLVAGLLGVESGQDAVIRALLYERREMKVAPYDITVAEFTNRLSELRNKVGGAGLKDEGLVVPMALGAEGRVSGNVLSADQNSLSYARAPKEILRIIYGTGDERKPGGFFPNGANGKIARSYLSLPA, from the exons ATGAGTATAAATATGCATAGAGAGTCAATGGCGATCCCAATTGTTGCTCTTATGCTAATCATCTTCCTCTCAAAATCGCTACTAGTGTTTGGGACCTTTACACTCCCAAAATCTGATGTTGATGAAATTCAATTTTCCTTAAATCTTGAGTTTTTGGAAGCTGAATTCTTCTTGTATGGAGCATTAGGTAATGGTTTGGACAGAGTTGCTCCAGAACTGACCAAAGGGGGTCCACCTCCCATTGGTGCAAGAAAGGCCAATTTAGATAATCTCACTGGGGATGTCATTTTGCAATTTGCATTGCAAGAAGTAGGACACTTGAG GGCTATTCAAAAAACAGTGGGAGGGTTTCCAAGGCCACTGTTGAATTTGAGTTCATCAGCATTTGCAAAAGAAGTAAATAGAGCATTTGGGAGAGAGCTAAGACCTCCCTTCAATCCTTATGAAAATAGCCTTAATTTTATTATAGCATCATATATAATTCCTTATGTTGGACTCACTGGCTATGTTGGAGCAAACCAAAACTTAATCGAAGCTACTTCCAAAAGA CTTGTGGCAGGTCTTCTAGGTGTAGAATCAGGCCAAGATGCTGTAATTAGAGCATTGCTATATGAGCGTAGGGAGATGAAAGTGGCGCCATATGATATAACTGTGGCAGAGTTCACAAACAGACTTTCTGAGCTAAGGAACAAGGTGGGAGGAGCAGGTTTGAAAGATGAGGGGCTTGTCGTACCAATGGCTTTAGGTGCCGAGGGAAGAGTTTCTGGAAACGTGCTCTCGGCGGACCAGAACTCACTTTCGTATGCAAGGGCACCAAAGGAGATTCTTAGAATTATTTATGGAACTGGTGATGAACGTAAGCCTGGGGGCTTCTTTCCCAACGGAGCTAATGGTAAAATTGCTAGGTCTTATCTTTCGCTTCCTGCCTAG